A DNA window from Barnesiella intestinihominis YIT 11860 contains the following coding sequences:
- a CDS encoding RNA polymerase sigma factor — MTHQEFKARFLPCHKKMYYIAFRYLGNEYDAEDMVQNTYLKLWEKRESLENIENNEAYAITTIKHLCLDTLRAPQIETDNDSVLVQKTEPTPQPDTAYEIKEDMKVLLNIINKLPEQQRKILLLRHFEDKSTDEIETETGLSNANIRVLLSRARKTIKELFIQRL, encoded by the coding sequence ATGACTCATCAAGAGTTCAAAGCGAGATTTCTACCCTGTCATAAGAAAATGTATTACATTGCTTTTCGATATCTTGGAAATGAATACGATGCAGAAGATATGGTACAAAACACCTATCTGAAACTATGGGAGAAACGGGAAAGTCTTGAAAACATAGAAAACAACGAGGCTTATGCCATCACAACGATAAAACATTTATGCCTCGACACACTAAGAGCGCCACAAATCGAGACGGACAACGATTCTGTATTAGTTCAAAAGACAGAGCCTACGCCACAACCCGATACGGCCTATGAAATAAAAGAAGACATGAAGGTTCTGTTGAACATCATAAATAAACTTCCCGAACAACAACGTAAAATTCTACTTTTAAGGCATTTCGAAGACAAAAGCACTGACGAGATAGAAACCGAAACCGGTTTGAGTAACGCCAATATACGGGTACTTCTCTCCCGGGCCAGAAAAACGATTAAAGAACTATTCATACAAAGATTATGA
- a CDS encoding thiamine pyrophosphate-dependent enzyme, with product MDINEIIKPENLVYTKPRLMNDNPMHYCPGCSHGVVHKLIAEVIDEMGIEEETIGIAPVGCAVFAYNYLDIDWIEAAHGRAPAIASAVKRLNPKKMVFTYQGDGDLAAIGTAETIHACNRGENIAIIFINNGIYGMTGGQMAPTTLEGMVTSTCPYGRNVALNGYPLRIAELVERVDGTCYVTRQSVHTPASIRKAKKAIRLAFENAMAGKGTSLVEVVSTCNSGWKMSPAKANKWMEENMFAKYPMGDLKNV from the coding sequence ATGGATATCAACGAAATTATAAAGCCCGAAAACTTGGTTTACACTAAACCTCGGCTGATGAACGATAATCCCATGCACTACTGTCCGGGTTGCAGTCACGGAGTAGTACATAAACTTATTGCCGAAGTTATAGACGAAATGGGTATTGAAGAAGAAACGATCGGTATCGCTCCCGTAGGCTGTGCTGTTTTTGCCTATAATTATCTCGACATCGATTGGATCGAGGCTGCCCACGGACGTGCGCCGGCCATCGCATCGGCCGTAAAACGGCTCAACCCCAAGAAAATGGTATTCACCTATCAGGGTGACGGCGACTTGGCCGCCATTGGAACGGCCGAAACCATTCACGCCTGCAATCGCGGCGAGAATATAGCCATCATATTTATCAACAACGGTATATACGGAATGACCGGCGGACAAATGGCTCCTACTACACTAGAAGGAATGGTGACCTCTACCTGTCCCTACGGACGGAATGTCGCACTGAACGGTTATCCTTTACGAATTGCTGAATTGGTAGAACGGGTGGACGGAACTTGTTACGTGACTCGTCAAAGTGTACACACTCCCGCCTCTATCCGCAAAGCGAAAAAAGCAATCCGGTTGGCTTTCGAAAACGCAATGGCCGGAAAAGGCACATCTTTGGTAGAAGTCGTATCGACTTGTAATTCGGGCTGGAAAATGTCGCCGGCAAAGGCTAACAAATGGATGGAGGAAAACATGTTTGCCAAATACCCGATGGGAGACCTCAAAAACGTATAA
- a CDS encoding alpha/beta hydrolase yields the protein MKQLRLIILFSILSLSVTVRAMEEQSVSLDTPTGKINGKIGLPDAKKPPIVLLIAGSGPTDMDGNTNSGGFSMKNNSLKLLAEGLAQRGIATLRFDKRGIASSSAATKKERDLRFEDYVTDVQGWIDRLSEDSRFSDVFVLGHSEGSLIGMLASVDNPKVKGFISLAGAGRPAYDIIEEQLSGQPAEVRHLVKSINDSLKAGKEVSNIPMGLMTLFRPSVQPYLISWYRYNPQEVIAKLRQPVLILQGDKDVQVSEEDAKLLKQSLPKAQFQILKDMNHVLKTCESVDMQVQQATYANPDLPVQEDLLITIEKFVKR from the coding sequence ATGAAACAATTAAGATTAATCATTTTATTCTCTATTTTGTCTTTGTCGGTAACTGTGAGGGCTATGGAGGAACAATCGGTGTCATTGGATACACCTACGGGAAAAATTAACGGTAAAATAGGATTACCGGATGCTAAAAAGCCACCGATAGTTTTGCTGATAGCCGGTTCGGGGCCTACCGATATGGACGGAAATACGAATTCCGGCGGATTTTCTATGAAGAATAATTCATTGAAATTGTTGGCGGAGGGGTTGGCGCAGCGAGGTATTGCGACTCTCCGTTTCGATAAAAGGGGAATTGCTTCGAGTTCTGCGGCTACTAAAAAAGAGAGAGACCTTAGGTTCGAAGATTATGTGACAGATGTTCAGGGCTGGATAGATCGGCTGAGCGAGGATAGTCGTTTTTCCGATGTATTTGTTTTGGGGCATAGTGAGGGTTCTTTGATTGGTATGTTGGCGAGTGTCGATAATCCGAAGGTAAAAGGTTTTATTTCGTTGGCAGGAGCCGGTCGGCCGGCTTATGATATAATAGAAGAGCAACTGTCGGGGCAACCGGCAGAGGTCCGGCATCTGGTAAAATCGATCAACGATTCGCTGAAAGCTGGAAAGGAAGTATCCAATATTCCTATGGGATTGATGACTTTATTCCGTCCATCTGTTCAACCTTATCTTATATCGTGGTATCGGTATAATCCACAAGAGGTGATTGCGAAATTGAGGCAGCCGGTATTGATTTTACAAGGCGATAAAGATGTACAGGTGTCGGAGGAGGATGCCAAACTGTTGAAACAATCTTTACCGAAGGCACAATTCCAGATTTTGAAAGATATGAATCATGTGTTGAAAACGTGTGAGTCGGTCGATATGCAAGTTCAGCAGGCTACTTATGCTAATCCCGATTTACCCGTTCAAGAGGATTTATTGATAACGATTGAAAAATTTGTGAAACGATGA
- a CDS encoding decaprenyl-phosphate phosphoribosyltransferase: MVKDIISLVRPQQWLKNVFIFLPIFFSRKLGDGACLSSALIAFVIYCLVAGSIYCLNDICDRESDRLHPTKCRRPIASGIVSVGAGYGIMALLLVLAIALTFVYDSTVRHVLLINVGIYFILNIAYCFWLKHIALVDVFVISIGFVLRVLAGGVVTGIWISPWIILMTFLLALFLSFAKRRDDVLIYERTGDKMRLNIARYNLEFINMAITLVGVIVVVCYIMYTVSPEVIERMGTSNLYLTTIWVLAGILRYLQLTVVDKNSGSPTKILIHDRFIHVCIVGWVLSFGVLIYF, from the coding sequence ATGGTGAAAGATATAATTTCACTCGTTCGGCCTCAACAGTGGCTTAAAAATGTATTTATTTTTCTTCCGATATTTTTTAGCCGGAAGTTGGGTGACGGGGCTTGTTTGAGCTCCGCATTGATTGCTTTTGTTATTTACTGTTTGGTCGCTGGGTCTATATATTGTTTGAATGATATTTGCGATAGAGAATCCGATCGCTTGCATCCGACTAAGTGCCGGCGACCTATCGCTTCGGGTATAGTATCGGTGGGAGCCGGATATGGTATAATGGCTCTGTTGTTGGTCTTGGCAATCGCTTTGACATTTGTTTATGATTCAACCGTACGGCACGTGTTGCTGATAAATGTCGGTATTTATTTTATTTTGAATATAGCCTATTGTTTTTGGTTGAAACATATTGCGTTGGTCGATGTTTTTGTGATATCGATAGGCTTTGTGTTAAGGGTTCTTGCGGGTGGAGTCGTTACGGGGATATGGATTTCGCCGTGGATTATCTTGATGACGTTTCTGTTGGCTCTGTTTTTGTCGTTTGCCAAAAGGCGGGACGACGTACTCATTTATGAGCGGACCGGAGATAAGATGAGGCTTAATATAGCCCGTTATAATTTGGAGTTTATCAATATGGCGATAACTCTTGTCGGGGTTATCGTGGTCGTTTGTTACATTATGTATACTGTATCACCGGAGGTGATCGAAAGAATGGGGACCTCCAATCTCTATCTGACTACGATATGGGTTTTGGCTGGAATCTTACGTTATTTGCAGTTGACAGTGGTAGATAAGAATAGCGGCAGTCCTACAAAGATATTGATACACGACCGGTTTATCCATGTTTGTATCGTGGGCTGGGTTCTGTCTTTCGGGGTTCTGATTTATTTTTGA
- a CDS encoding DUF4252 domain-containing protein has translation MKTKILILALAAFCSFSSISASNCIDNLFNTASRMPNAEKVNLNSFVLGLLKPFSSELKGIKSMSIIDAENISSKDYTRFEKIITQCDSDGYETVTSSNEENEIVRILMKIEKEKIREIVIISLEENEISLIRIKGKIDPNQMQNIIEDNA, from the coding sequence ATGAAAACAAAAATTTTGATTTTAGCGCTTGCAGCATTTTGCAGTTTCTCTTCTATCTCCGCCAGCAATTGTATCGACAACTTATTCAATACGGCTTCCCGAATGCCCAATGCAGAGAAAGTAAACCTCAATTCATTCGTTTTGGGATTACTCAAACCGTTTTCGTCAGAACTGAAAGGAATAAAATCGATGAGTATTATCGATGCTGAAAATATCTCGTCCAAAGATTATACGAGATTCGAGAAAATAATAACACAATGCGATTCCGACGGCTATGAAACAGTAACCAGCTCGAACGAAGAAAACGAGATTGTCCGAATCCTGATGAAAATAGAAAAAGAAAAAATTCGGGAAATCGTCATTATCTCCCTCGAAGAAAATGAAATCAGTTTAATCCGAATCAAAGGGAAAATCGATCCTAATCAAATGCAGAATATCATAGAAGACAACGCATAA
- a CDS encoding DUF4252 domain-containing protein, translating into MKRTIYILLLAVFGILSATAENNFIEKFANQKGVTYVNISKALLNMMPEGQIDAEGLNLKAVINELDRIQILTCEDNEALIPQMRKESIVFQKAPYEELMKVKDDGETVAFYVQPKTDKKIKELIMLVDDGDCGEFTVIRLLGDISITHLQELTKDAGL; encoded by the coding sequence ATGAAACGGACAATTTATATTCTATTATTAGCTGTATTCGGTATTCTTTCAGCTACTGCCGAAAACAACTTCATAGAAAAATTCGCTAATCAAAAAGGAGTGACATACGTCAACATATCGAAGGCATTGCTGAATATGATGCCCGAAGGACAAATCGACGCAGAAGGATTAAATCTAAAAGCTGTTATCAACGAGTTAGACCGAATTCAAATCTTAACTTGCGAGGACAATGAAGCTCTGATTCCTCAAATGCGAAAAGAAAGTATCGTATTTCAAAAAGCTCCATACGAAGAACTGATGAAAGTAAAAGACGACGGCGAGACCGTAGCTTTTTACGTGCAACCCAAAACAGACAAAAAGATCAAAGAATTAATCATGCTGGTCGATGACGGCGACTGTGGAGAATTTACTGTTATACGTCTATTAGGAGATATTTCAATAACCCATCTTCAAGAGTTGACAAAAGACGCAGGGTTATAA
- a CDS encoding 2-oxoacid:acceptor oxidoreductase family protein, translated as MKEEIIIAGFGGQGVLSMGKILAYSGLMEDKEVTWMPSYGPEQRGGTANVTVILSDERISSPVLNAFDVAVILNQPSLEKFEGKVKPGGILIYDGYGIHHPPTRTDINVYCINAMEAAIEMNNTKAFNMIVLGGLLKLRPMVSMENVLKGLKKSLPERHHHLIPMNEQAILKGMEIIRKV; from the coding sequence ATGAAAGAAGAAATTATCATAGCAGGATTCGGAGGACAAGGTGTACTCTCTATGGGGAAAATATTAGCCTACTCTGGACTGATGGAAGATAAAGAGGTTACGTGGATGCCCTCATACGGACCGGAACAACGCGGAGGAACGGCAAACGTAACAGTCATACTCAGCGATGAACGTATAAGTTCTCCGGTATTGAATGCATTCGATGTGGCTGTTATTCTGAACCAACCTTCTCTTGAAAAATTCGAAGGCAAAGTAAAGCCCGGCGGTATACTCATCTATGACGGATACGGAATACACCACCCGCCTACGAGAACGGATATCAATGTATATTGCATCAACGCTATGGAAGCTGCCATAGAAATGAACAATACCAAAGCATTCAACATGATCGTATTGGGAGGCTTACTAAAACTAAGACCAATGGTAAGCATGGAAAATGTACTGAAAGGACTGAAAAAGTCGCTGCCCGAACGACATCATCATCTCATTCCCATGAATGAGCAAGCTATACTCAAAGGAATGGAGATTATTCGCAAAGTCTGA
- a CDS encoding anti-sigma factor family protein — MNEQELRQQIDMFFKGELSDTEEQGLRDYLATHEVPEDFIQEKRIILSLIPDRSVHIPDHLEEKLSSYIDRLPDKKRQILFSRNWKWISGIAAGIILAISTGLYVYRQPSSKRLSNQEIYACAEAQRALILVSQKLNKGTNQWQQAQKEIIETNRIVNKHLKYK, encoded by the coding sequence ATGAATGAACAAGAATTACGACAACAAATAGACATGTTCTTCAAAGGAGAGCTATCGGATACCGAAGAACAAGGATTGAGAGACTATCTCGCAACCCACGAAGTTCCAGAGGATTTTATTCAAGAGAAGCGCATCATTTTATCTCTTATACCCGATCGTTCGGTACATATTCCCGATCATCTGGAAGAAAAATTATCGTCATACATAGATCGGTTGCCCGATAAAAAGAGGCAGATTCTTTTTTCCCGAAATTGGAAATGGATAAGCGGTATTGCTGCCGGTATTATATTAGCGATTTCCACCGGATTATACGTGTACCGGCAACCATCTTCCAAACGACTCAGCAATCAAGAAATATATGCCTGTGCCGAGGCTCAACGAGCTTTAATTCTCGTTTCCCAGAAATTAAATAAGGGGACGAACCAATGGCAACAAGCCCAAAAAGAAATTATCGAGACCAATCGAATAGTCAATAAACATCTAAAATACAAATAA
- a CDS encoding DUF2089 family protein, with protein MTTSVTRKKLPLRCPACDAPLRVSKMICGRCATEVSGEFELPVLTSLNEEELRFMLEFVKASGSLKDMAKKMGVSYPTVRNYLDDLIEKLNNMEENER; from the coding sequence ATGACGACAAGTGTGACTAGAAAAAAATTGCCCTTGCGGTGTCCTGCATGCGATGCTCCGCTTAGAGTATCAAAAATGATTTGCGGTCGTTGTGCGACAGAGGTGTCGGGAGAATTTGAACTACCGGTTTTGACCAGCTTGAATGAAGAAGAGCTACGATTTATGCTTGAATTTGTAAAAGCGAGCGGCAGTTTGAAGGATATGGCGAAAAAGATGGGGGTAAGTTATCCTACTGTGCGCAATTATTTAGATGATTTAATAGAGAAACTCAATAACATGGAAGAAAATGAAAGATAG
- a CDS encoding 4Fe-4S binding protein: MANIKGAVVVNKERCKGCELCVVACPCQVLALQPTEVNDKGYHYAFMQNPDACIGCASCGLVCPDGCITVYKVKL; the protein is encoded by the coding sequence ATGGCTAATATTAAAGGTGCTGTTGTCGTTAACAAAGAGCGTTGCAAAGGTTGTGAGCTATGTGTAGTAGCGTGTCCGTGCCAAGTTTTGGCATTACAGCCGACCGAAGTTAATGACAAAGGTTATCATTATGCTTTTATGCAGAATCCCGACGCTTGTATCGGGTGTGCAAGTTGTGGTCTTGTATGCCCCGACGGGTGTATCACTGTTTATAAAGTAAAATTATAA
- a CDS encoding DUF4252 domain-containing protein — MKSRIFLLIIVLLSTLQISFANNKIDNLFKKTKELPNAEYYTEDFKNPQVKGVVDGVKAIEVVEADIDNATYLALKKEIEEVDFKPYETILTTSEDDEFVKILIKSTPKKIKEIVVISLYSDEINVVRCKGNLKSDMLEKSKTN; from the coding sequence ATGAAATCAAGAATTTTTCTTCTTATTATAGTACTATTGTCGACTCTGCAAATTTCATTCGCCAATAACAAAATTGATAATCTTTTCAAAAAAACGAAGGAGCTGCCAAATGCCGAATACTATACGGAAGATTTCAAAAATCCTCAGGTAAAAGGCGTAGTTGACGGTGTTAAGGCCATTGAAGTAGTAGAAGCCGATATAGACAACGCAACCTATCTAGCCCTAAAAAAAGAAATTGAAGAAGTAGACTTTAAACCCTATGAAACGATTCTCACTACCAGTGAAGACGATGAATTTGTAAAAATCCTTATCAAGTCTACTCCGAAGAAGATAAAAGAAATAGTAGTCATATCCCTGTATTCAGACGAAATTAACGTTGTACGTTGCAAAGGGAACTTAAAATCCGACATGCTCGAAAAATCTAAAACGAACTAG
- a CDS encoding DUF362 domain-containing protein, with translation MDKSKVFFTNLHTTPSSNLLDKMERLIKRAGIESIDFKDQFVAIKIHFGEPGNLAYLRPNYAARLATLLRSWGAKPFLTDCNTLYSGRRANAVDHLQSAMENGYNPISAQCQVIIADGLKGTEYREIPLNGEYCKAPKIGSALADADIVISMTHFKGHEQAGFGGALKNLGMGGASVGGKLELHCNSQPKIETENCKGCNICVKHCAHDAIHLNQNHKAEIDYTKCVGCGQCVALCQHDAAVMGECDTSERLNYKIAEYTQAILKDKPHFHISFIMNVSPECDCWNHNDAAIIPDLGILASFDPVALDKACADMVIAAPAINGSCLTEKHPHEHLEGADKFHLMHPDTNWQAGLEHAQKIGLGVMQYELITV, from the coding sequence ATGGATAAATCCAAAGTATTCTTTACCAATCTGCACACGACTCCTTCGAGCAATCTACTCGACAAGATGGAGCGTTTAATCAAACGAGCCGGAATCGAAAGTATCGATTTCAAAGACCAATTCGTAGCTATAAAAATACACTTCGGAGAACCGGGAAATTTAGCATATCTCCGTCCGAACTATGCAGCTCGACTGGCAACCCTACTCCGCTCTTGGGGAGCAAAACCCTTCCTTACCGACTGCAACACGCTCTACTCCGGACGACGTGCCAACGCGGTAGACCATTTACAAAGCGCCATGGAAAATGGATATAACCCCATTTCAGCACAATGCCAAGTCATTATCGCCGACGGTTTGAAAGGAACGGAATACCGTGAAATACCTTTAAATGGGGAGTACTGCAAGGCTCCGAAAATTGGATCGGCATTAGCCGATGCCGATATAGTTATCTCAATGACTCACTTCAAAGGTCATGAGCAAGCCGGATTCGGCGGTGCTTTAAAAAACTTAGGAATGGGAGGAGCGAGCGTAGGCGGTAAACTAGAATTGCACTGTAATTCTCAACCCAAAATCGAAACAGAGAACTGTAAAGGCTGTAACATCTGTGTCAAGCATTGCGCCCACGATGCCATACACTTGAACCAAAACCATAAAGCCGAAATAGATTATACCAAATGTGTCGGTTGCGGGCAATGTGTCGCTTTATGCCAACACGATGCAGCCGTAATGGGAGAATGCGATACATCTGAACGTTTGAACTATAAAATAGCCGAATATACCCAAGCCATATTGAAGGACAAGCCTCATTTCCACATCAGTTTCATTATGAATGTTTCACCTGAATGCGACTGTTGGAATCACAACGATGCCGCCATTATCCCCGATTTGGGAATACTCGCATCATTCGACCCGGTCGCTTTGGACAAGGCTTGCGCCGATATGGTCATCGCAGCACCGGCAATCAATGGCAGTTGTCTGACTGAGAAACACCCGCACGAACATCTCGAAGGCGCCGATAAATTCCATCTGATGCACCCCGATACCAATTGGCAAGCCGGACTCGAACATGCACAAAAGATCGGATTAGGAGTTATGCAATACGAATTGATTACAGTATAA
- a CDS encoding HAD-IB family hydrolase: protein MRIAVFDFDGTVTTKDTLLEFIKFVRGPVSFYAGFLRYAPQLLAYKLGLYPNWKVKQQIFSHFFKGMRLEDFNRLCEEFFQKEGKALVRQSARIAIWEQLQKCNRVFIVSASIYNWIKPFASDLGIRDILSTEIEVDGEGCLTGFFSNKNCYGQEKVVRLLEQIPDLENNYLIVYGDSKGDSQLLKYANESHYRAL from the coding sequence ATGAGAATTGCTGTTTTCGATTTTGATGGAACGGTTACTACCAAAGATACACTTTTGGAATTTATCAAATTTGTGAGAGGACCTGTTTCGTTCTATGCGGGTTTTCTTAGGTATGCTCCGCAACTTTTGGCGTATAAATTAGGGCTTTATCCGAATTGGAAGGTGAAGCAACAAATATTTTCTCATTTTTTCAAAGGAATGAGGTTGGAGGATTTCAATCGGTTGTGCGAGGAATTTTTTCAAAAGGAAGGAAAGGCTCTTGTTCGGCAAAGTGCAAGGATTGCTATATGGGAACAATTGCAGAAATGCAATAGGGTTTTTATTGTAAGTGCAAGTATTTATAATTGGATCAAACCTTTTGCTTCCGATTTAGGTATCCGGGACATATTATCTACCGAGATCGAAGTGGACGGTGAAGGTTGTCTGACCGGTTTCTTTTCGAATAAAAATTGTTATGGACAGGAGAAGGTTGTGAGGCTGCTGGAACAGATTCCCGATTTAGAAAATAATTACTTGATCGTATATGGCGACAGTAAAGGGGATTCGCAGCTATTGAAATATGCCAACGAATCCCATTACCGTGCCCTGTGA
- a CDS encoding 3-methyl-2-oxobutanoate dehydrogenase subunit VorB, whose protein sequence is MKEDIKLMKGNEAIAHAAIRYGADGYFGYPITPQSEVMETLMEEKPWETTGMVVLQAESEVAAINMVYGGASCGKAVMTSSSSPGVSLKQEGISYLAGAELPCLIVNVMRGGPGLGTIQPSQADYFQAVKGGGHGDYHLIALAPASVQEMADFVALGFDLAFKYRNPAIILADGIIGQMMEKVVLPPFRKRRTEEEIREQNPWATLGKTKNRKRNVITSLELDPAIMEQNNIRFQSTYKRISENEVRFEEINCENADYLIVAFGSMSRICQKTIELAAEEGIKIGLLRPITLWPFPTEAIARHANHVKGILSAELNAGQMVEDVRLAVNGKVRVEHFGRLGGIVPTPDEVLNALKEKLM, encoded by the coding sequence ATGAAAGAAGATATAAAACTAATGAAGGGTAACGAAGCCATAGCACATGCCGCCATACGCTACGGAGCCGACGGTTACTTCGGATACCCTATTACGCCCCAGTCGGAAGTCATGGAAACACTCATGGAAGAAAAACCGTGGGAAACGACCGGAATGGTAGTACTACAAGCCGAAAGCGAAGTTGCAGCTATCAATATGGTGTATGGTGGAGCTAGTTGCGGTAAAGCCGTGATGACATCGTCTTCCAGTCCCGGTGTCAGCTTGAAACAGGAAGGAATTTCCTATTTGGCCGGTGCAGAACTACCCTGTTTAATCGTCAATGTGATGAGAGGAGGTCCGGGTCTCGGAACCATACAACCAAGTCAAGCCGATTATTTCCAAGCCGTGAAGGGAGGCGGTCACGGCGATTATCATTTAATCGCATTAGCTCCCGCTTCGGTTCAAGAGATGGCCGACTTCGTGGCATTGGGATTCGATCTCGCTTTCAAATACCGCAACCCGGCTATTATTCTAGCCGATGGAATTATCGGGCAAATGATGGAAAAAGTGGTACTTCCGCCTTTCCGCAAACGCCGTACAGAAGAAGAAATAAGGGAACAAAATCCGTGGGCGACATTAGGAAAAACCAAAAATCGGAAGAGAAATGTCATCACCTCTCTCGAACTCGATCCGGCAATTATGGAGCAGAATAACATTCGCTTCCAATCCACCTACAAACGTATCAGTGAAAATGAAGTCCGCTTCGAGGAAATCAATTGCGAAAACGCCGACTATCTGATTGTCGCATTCGGCTCCATGTCGCGTATATGCCAAAAGACAATCGAGCTGGCAGCAGAAGAAGGTATCAAAATAGGATTGTTGAGACCCATCACGCTATGGCCGTTCCCGACGGAAGCTATCGCTCGCCATGCAAATCATGTGAAAGGAATCCTATCGGCCGAGTTGAATGCCGGACAAATGGTAGAAGACGTTCGATTGGCTGTCAACGGAAAAGTGCGAGTAGAACATTTCGGACGCTTGGGCGGAATCGTACCTACCCCCGACGAAGTTCTTAACGCTCTCAAAGAAAAACTAATGTAA
- a CDS encoding DUF3943 domain-containing protein: MKIGINFCCVLAILSADALSLNANVTVPDSVAEPGVEQMDTLVVESNGEPEINSLFQLGSNVPTHLNVAAPAKKRPWLAGAEVVAEDLLFHVLTRYLIKEDYAQISWSSIKNNFKTGLLWDNDKFETNLFSHPYQGNLYYSSARSNGLNFWESAPYALLGSSIWEWFMETQPASINDIMSTTFGGMALGETTYRLSSLVLNGQARGWERASHELVAAFLNPVRAVNRLMTGEAWRIGPRYVDKEATIPFHFRFEAGYRMLDNIREGKNRSIHVGCMDFSLIYNDPFEIEGNVPFEHFTARMLFNMFAHQPIIGDVNICASIWGREHDYKNGNELFAGIFQNYSYYNSGRMDNESNEVPFRISETVSYGPGVLYRMKLHENNTLALNGFVSGVALGGALCDYYQFHDRDYNMGSGYSIRLNGLFTLQRRFGIYLGFENYHIFTWKGYEHKDYENMNPHYLDAQGAVGDARLQMMNLRGSFAISPKVGISAETAWCRRKSHYKYFPDVLSDTFEFRLMFSYHI, from the coding sequence GTGAAAATAGGTATAAATTTTTGTTGCGTATTGGCGATTCTTAGTGCTGATGCGCTATCATTGAACGCAAATGTGACTGTGCCCGATTCGGTAGCGGAGCCGGGTGTTGAACAAATGGATACTTTGGTGGTAGAGAGCAATGGAGAACCTGAAATCAATTCTTTGTTCCAGTTAGGTAGCAATGTCCCGACGCATTTAAATGTGGCTGCACCGGCAAAAAAACGTCCGTGGTTGGCTGGTGCAGAGGTAGTGGCGGAAGATCTTTTGTTTCATGTGCTTACCCGATATCTTATTAAAGAGGACTATGCTCAAATTTCATGGTCATCGATAAAAAACAATTTTAAGACCGGCTTGTTGTGGGATAACGACAAGTTCGAGACTAATCTTTTTTCACACCCATATCAAGGTAATCTTTATTACAGCAGTGCCCGTTCCAACGGATTGAATTTTTGGGAATCTGCACCTTATGCTCTCTTGGGAAGTTCTATTTGGGAATGGTTTATGGAGACACAACCGGCCTCGATCAACGATATAATGTCTACAACCTTTGGCGGAATGGCCTTAGGGGAAACAACCTATCGTCTGTCTTCGTTGGTCTTGAACGGACAGGCTAGGGGGTGGGAGAGGGCATCCCATGAGTTAGTCGCCGCGTTTTTAAATCCGGTACGGGCAGTCAATCGTTTGATGACAGGGGAAGCGTGGCGTATAGGTCCTCGGTATGTGGATAAAGAAGCGACTATCCCGTTTCATTTTCGATTTGAGGCCGGGTATCGTATGCTCGATAACATTAGGGAAGGCAAGAACAGAAGTATACATGTCGGGTGTATGGATTTCTCGTTGATTTATAACGACCCGTTCGAAATTGAAGGGAATGTTCCGTTCGAACATTTTACAGCTCGAATGTTGTTCAATATGTTCGCCCATCAACCCATTATCGGGGACGTAAATATTTGCGCTTCTATATGGGGCCGGGAACATGATTATAAAAATGGGAATGAATTGTTTGCCGGTATATTCCAGAATTATAGCTATTACAATAGCGGAAGAATGGATAATGAGTCGAACGAAGTGCCGTTTCGCATTTCCGAGACTGTATCCTATGGCCCCGGTGTTTTATATCGCATGAAACTGCATGAAAATAACACTTTGGCCTTGAACGGATTTGTGTCGGGAGTGGCTCTTGGCGGTGCTTTGTGCGATTATTATCAATTTCACGACCGTGATTACAATATGGGAAGCGGATATAGTATCCGCCTCAACGGCTTGTTTACTTTGCAGCGTCGGTTCGGCATTTATTTGGGATTTGAGAATTACCATATTTTCACGTGGAAGGGGTATGAGCATAAGGACTATGAAAATATGAATCCTCATTATCTCGATGCACAAGGCGCTGTCGGAGACGCTCGTTTGCAGATGATGAATCTACGTGGTTCGTTTGCTATTAGTCCAAAGGTGGGTATCTCTGCCGAAACAGCTTGGTGTCGGCGAAAATCACATTATAAATATTTCCCCGATGTTCTGTCCGACACATTTGAATTTCGGCTTATGTTTTCATATCATATTTGA